Proteins encoded within one genomic window of Cellulomonas flavigena DSM 20109:
- the ybaK gene encoding Cys-tRNA(Pro) deacylase, translating to MVRKDARTSTGTPALVALVEAGVPHTARTYEHDPASDLGYGLEAAHLLGVPPEQVFKTLVAEVDGALTVAVVPVTGRLDLKALAAAVGGKRAVMADAHAAERATGYVVGGISPLGQRTTLATVLDETIWLFDTVLVSGGRRGLDVELAPDDLVRLTDATVAAIARD from the coding sequence GTGGTCAGGAAGGACGCGCGCACCAGCACCGGGACCCCCGCCCTCGTGGCGCTCGTCGAGGCCGGTGTCCCGCACACCGCCCGCACGTACGAGCACGACCCGGCGAGCGACCTCGGCTACGGGCTGGAGGCCGCGCACCTGCTGGGCGTGCCGCCCGAGCAGGTCTTCAAGACGCTCGTCGCCGAGGTCGACGGCGCCCTCACGGTGGCTGTCGTCCCCGTCACGGGGAGGCTCGACCTCAAGGCCCTCGCCGCGGCGGTCGGCGGGAAGCGCGCCGTCATGGCCGACGCGCACGCCGCCGAGCGCGCCACGGGCTACGTCGTGGGCGGCATCTCCCCGCTCGGGCAGCGCACCACGCTGGCGACCGTGCTCGACGAGACGATCTGGCTGTTCGACACCGTGCTCGTCTCCGGTGGCCGCCGCGGGCTGGACGTCGAGCTCGCACCCGACGACCTCGTGCGGCTCACGGACGCGACGGTCGCCGCGATCGCGCGCGACTGA
- a CDS encoding VIT1/CCC1 transporter family protein, with the protein MTTTTGHVPGLGALLRGTRENRPAPAASNAGLNWLRAGVLGANDGIVSVAATVVGVAGAAASTSTIALAGGAALVAGALSMASGEYVSVSSQRDAERVAAEQGNPINDVDHDFTNPWHAAFASMGAFTLGALIPLLVVLAPWTTAARVPATFVAVVVALVLTGWTSARFTGASHGRSVLRNVVGGSLAMAVTYGVGALVGVAL; encoded by the coding sequence ATGACCACGACCACCGGCCACGTCCCCGGCCTCGGCGCGCTGCTGCGAGGGACCCGTGAGAACCGCCCCGCCCCCGCCGCGTCGAACGCCGGGCTGAACTGGCTGCGCGCCGGCGTGCTCGGTGCGAACGACGGCATCGTGTCCGTCGCGGCGACGGTCGTGGGGGTCGCCGGCGCTGCCGCGTCGACGTCGACGATCGCGCTGGCCGGCGGTGCCGCGCTCGTCGCCGGTGCGCTGTCGATGGCGTCAGGCGAGTACGTGTCGGTCAGCAGCCAGCGCGACGCCGAGCGCGTCGCCGCGGAGCAGGGCAACCCGATCAACGACGTCGACCACGACTTCACCAACCCGTGGCACGCGGCCTTCGCATCGATGGGCGCGTTCACGCTCGGTGCCCTGATCCCGCTGCTCGTCGTGCTGGCGCCGTGGACGACCGCGGCGCGCGTCCCCGCGACGTTCGTGGCCGTCGTCGTCGCCCTCGTCCTGACGGGTTGGACGTCCGCGCGCTTCACCGGCGCCTCCCACGGCCGGTCCGTGCTGCGCAACGTGGTCGGCGGCTCGCTCGCGATGGCCGTGACGTACGGCGTCGGCGCACTGGTGGGCGTCGCGCTCTGA
- a CDS encoding YccF domain-containing protein, giving the protein MKTLLNVIWLVFAGAWLALGYVLAGVICCVLIVTIPFGIASFRIASYVLWPFGRTIVEKPTAGAWSTIGNVVWVLVAGIWLAIGHVTTAIPLFVSIIGIPMGIANLKLIPVSLVPLGKQIVPTDSPFAAYGR; this is encoded by the coding sequence GTGAAGACCCTGCTCAACGTCATCTGGCTCGTGTTCGCCGGCGCGTGGCTCGCGCTGGGGTACGTCCTCGCGGGCGTGATCTGCTGCGTCCTGATCGTGACGATCCCGTTCGGCATCGCGTCTTTCCGCATCGCGAGCTACGTGCTCTGGCCGTTCGGTCGGACGATCGTCGAGAAGCCCACGGCCGGCGCCTGGTCGACCATCGGCAACGTCGTCTGGGTGCTGGTGGCGGGGATCTGGCTCGCGATCGGGCACGTCACGACCGCGATCCCCCTGTTCGTGTCGATCATCGGCATCCCCATGGGCATCGCGAACCTCAAGCTCATCCCGGTGTCGCTCGTGCCACTGGGCAAGCAGATCGTGCCGACCGACAGCCCGTTCGCCGCCTACGGCCGCTGA